ATTATGattttcaaagttaattttaattataattttgttaacgaGAATTGTAttcaatatgtttttattagagccgtcaaaatcgATCACAACCCGTGGGTCAATTCGATCCACCAcggtcgggttgggtttgaaaaaaattgtattttttgtatgcaggtcagatttcaacctgactcatttaaaCACCGTTGAACTCATGTTGGTCCACCAAcctacctacctaattttattttattaaaatttaattttaattttataaaaaaaaaatattattttttgcttgaaataattatttaagtttcctattttcaaaattcattaaacactcatgagaatgaaaattgtttagatttaaattatagaaagtttatatattttttatttaaaaatattgtatttaagtgagctaacccgtggtgggtcggatcgggtttgaatttttctggcttgttaataaatgagtcgagttagattgactcactaagtgactaacACGTGGTAGGTCGGACCGGATCGGaccggattacccgttttgacagctctaatttttatattgtacctttccatattatttattattattttaactattaaatcaaatcacaaaaattaaataacttacGACTCTTTCTCAAATCtttgtgaattttaaaatttagttaataataaaatataataaagattagttatatataattactgTTCCTCGTATTCATAtagacaaaattaaatttgcggcaaatatcttttttcaattatattaccAAGTCAAACTAAGCCTTTTTCAACTGATaagattttaaagatttttttttccgaattttttaatatataaataataattattttgtttattctcAATTAGTAATGATTGAGGAACTGGTTTTTCGAATTTTGGCATACCTAGATGTTGTAATGTAATATGTGAATTTCCGAAAATCATATTtcaataatgtttaaaaaatatatttattagaaaagtaattaattgtaatttcattttgaagTATCTTCATAGTTTGAGACTAGATATAATACTTTTAGATTCTAATTACACCAATCAAATGTTTTAAGTACGAagttttaattacttttttttttcgaattgaaatatatttacattttaacatcatttttattatagGGTCATactcaaattataaatttaagatttgaGTATTACAATACATTTGACTGTATTAGAGTATACTAACACGACAATGacaataaatataagaaaatgttttttttaaattataaaaataaatattttcaagttaaacttttaaaatgatgagacggtaaataaaaaaaaaaaagacatgatATACTCTTATAATAAAATCTTCCAATgataatatacaaattaaaatcatgaaatgatacttattcaataaatatgaaaattcaaattattataaatttgaaagatCCTATTAACatgttaaatatgaaaaaaataaaagtcaacaTTTATAACATATTATGTAAGAAAAAAGAGATCTAAAGTAAAATTGTTGTATATTTTAGCATTAATGAATCTCTTTATCTAAAATTTACTGCATTtggaataaaaagaaatctgTCACCATGATTTCTTTAAGGGGATAAGAAGTTATAAAATGGTTTAAatagaaatttgttttttttttcgttaagtttgtttaattttatttttaataaattcataatttttttaatttggttcttttatgctatttaaatagttaaaaaagtatatatctaTGAGTCAAATTAATATTGCACCACAGTATCAATATTACGtgataaattaatatcaatattatttgtcaaatcaatatcacattttaatattttatttttaaattttaattttatttaatttaattttatggcactttctaattttattgatttaaaataatgaaaaaaattcttctaattttattttacctcAATTTAAAACTGgataaattaaaactgaattaaaaattttaataaaaattataattaaattaaaaagttttaaagttaaaactaaattaaaataaaataatgagacaTAATTAATATGTGATAATAATACCACCTGACATAATACTAATTTGATAAGTGAATACATTAtacatattattaatattttattaagcatttaaaaatagttattaaaaagaattaaattaactaaaaatatggatgaaaattgaaatttgatgaggaaataaaatgaataaaataaatggaagGTGAAAAAGTGAAGGCAGGTTGGGAATGGAGGAAAGGATGGGTGGAGATGCTTTAATATGCTCTTCAAGATTTGACATCTGTCCAACTCCAttgtcttctctttttttctatgtctgctctttctcttttaagcccatttttctttcattaaaactttctttttttttgcttcaattttggtcattttctttctttcttctccacTCCCTTTCTCGCGCTTCCAACACACTCAGGTATGCTTATTATATCTATATCACACCCAGTAAAGCTGTTCATTTTTATTCACTAAAATGGCTTCGATTAAGGAAAGtccatgcttttattttttctcttgattctttcttccttcttccatcATGGCTCTCTGCTGTCACACTCAGAAGATGAGGCAGTCAGAAGAGAGAACAAACCAAGGAAGGAAGTAAGATAGGAGACTTTACATGGTTGACAAAATTAGGTAATgaatctctttttcttctttatttcttttaccttttttctttctttctttcattttatgattattattattggacgAGGTTCAGCTCTGTTGCCTCAGATCCAGGCAACTCATGGTTTAGTGTGAAAAAAAGGGTGTTATCTTTTGAGGGCTTCCTTGTGATTCCTGAGACTTTGCTTTTCCTGGGGTTCTTTCTCATGACCCTTTTCTTTTACTCAATATTTCTTGTGCGTAGAGATAATGAGTGTTGGCTTTGTTTTCCCcccctctctctttctcttttatttttgtgggttttaatcttttttgttttttgcagaTAAAGTTTGTTTCTTTCAAGTTTCGGCTGATTCTTTCTCACCAGAGTTGACGAAGGTAGACAGAGAAGAATCTAGAAAAGAAtatgataatggttgaaaaaggGTGTATTTTAGCTAATTTCGATTGAAATTTCCGCAAATGGAAATTCGGATCCATTGTTGTTGACCAGATCTGACTATCCCCATTTCACTTTCGCCACCTTTTAACTATTCCATGATTTGCATAGGTTGAATTTGCCTCCGTCTCTGGGCTTCTTAGACATGGGAAATGGTTTTTTTACATCCACGCTTGTCATTACAGGATCGTTTTCTCTCATAAAAGACGATGATAATTTAGTTCAAATATGACAGGCTGTGGGATATCGGTAGGGTGGGAGGGTAACTTTTCGTACTACATAGATAAGGATTTTGATGGAGGAGATGTCAACCACGGTTGCAGTGCCATTTAGAGTAGGTAATTCAGTGTGTGATAAGCCAACCATTACTACCCACATGGATGTGTCCAGAATTAAGCTGATGACAGATGCAGGGTTGTTATCCAATTCTATAACTAAGGTTTCTACTGATAATACTTTTATTGCTGATGAGGATCTGGACAGTAATTGTCTTGGGAAGGAAGTTGGTAGTGCAGCAGTCACACCTCCAGAAAAGGGAAGAGTAGAAGAAATTCCGATGTTGGGTATGGTGTCCCAAAACATAAACTCTTTGGTTGTCGGTGAAGAAGTTTTAACCCCAGAAATTGAGGATGATGATTTGATATCGCTAGAAGGTGATTCAATTATTGATAGTTCTCTTTCAGTAGCGAATAGTAGTTTTTGTGGGGATGAGTTCATCGGTTCTGAGATTTCTGCAGATTTAGGGACAAGAAGTTCCATAGAAATAGAGAAAAGCATCAACACTGTGAAAACTGCTGCCAGGGCTACTGATTTGAGTGTGTCAAATGTAGTTGCAGATGTAGCAGTTAGCGTTGAAGAAGAGACAGGAGTTATATCTGGCCCAGAGCCTACTACAGGTGTTATTCATCAACTAACTCTAGAAAGATCTGTGAGTGGAACAGTTGGTAGAAGTGTTTTTGAATTAGATTGTACCCCACTTTGGGGATTTACATCTGTCTGTGGAAAAAGACCTGAGATGGAAGATGCACTTGCAACTGTACCtagatttttgaaaattccTATTCAAATGCTAACCGGTGATAGGGTACCTGATGGCATAGACCACTGTTTCAGGGAGCAGACAATACATTTCTTTGGAGTCTATGATGGCCATGGTGGTTCTCAGgtaaagttttattttactttttacgTGTTCTAATGTCCAACAATTAAGCATTCTTCACACGGAGCTTGTTTACTTTTAGGTGGCAAATTATTGCCGCGAGCGCATGCATTTAGCCTTGGCAGAGGAAATAGAATCTGTCAGAGAAGGTCTTGTAGTTGAAAGCACCAAGGATGATTGTCGAGATCTGTGGAAAAAAGCCTTCACCGGTTGCTTTTTGAAGGTTGATTCTGAAGTTGGGGGGGATGTTAATACTGATCCTGTTGCCCCAGAAACTGTTGGATCAactgctgttgttgctgttatATGTTCATCTCATATTGTAGTTTCAAACTGTGGTGATTCAAGAGCGGTTCTGTGTCGTGGCAAAGAACCCATGGCCCTATCAGTTGACCATAAAGTAAGCTACCTTGAATTGTAGTTGTCTCCTTTCGAAAGAATTTTAACTAAATAgaagaaatttatgtttgattgttgtATGATAGCCAAATCGACCCGATGAATATGCAAGAATTGAGGCAGCTGGAGGCAGGGTGATACAATGGAATGGTCACCGAGTTTTCGGTGTTCTCGCAATGTCAAGGTCAATTGGTACGAGCTTAATCAAAAGTTTAACTTTATTTCCTGTGGTGTAATGATTTCGGTTACTTGGTAGTGTTTTTGGTGAGCATGACTGACAAGGAATTTTTCTCAATGCACATATCAGTAACTTAGTTTATGAATGGAAAAAGGAACATTGGTCGCATTCTTCCTATCTACACTCTCATCTCTGATAGAAATGGTTTTATTTTGAAGATGGTGAAGTCTTTTCATTTCCTTGTGATGCTGATCACTTATGAGTAATGTTATGTTTTCCTActataaaataagtattaattgAAAAGGTAAAAATACATTTCATACCTTAGAAATGTAAAATGCATTCAATTCTTTCTGCATTTAGTAATTCAGAAGATATTATTGGATGATTTAGTGGTCTTCTTTTTCACATGACTAAAAGGCCTGCAATTTACCCTCCTAGCTGGTGCATTTAGTAACCTTTGTACGTTTTCCAACTGTCTTAACCGATTTTCTGTCATCTTTTTGCATACAGTTATTTTGTATTATGGCCTTTCTTGTGTGGTCAGAGGCATTCATATTACCCCTCGCATTTCTgttctcactttttctctcacgCGTCCTTTAAAGTCGAACATTCATAAATTGTTTGTTCATAAATTTACTTGAGAAGTTTCATATGGGGTGATGTGAAAATGGTTACTATGGATACTAAATATGGTTATGCtttgttttcgtttttttgTCTTGGCTGCATTCTTTGTGCCTGTAGGTTTGATGATCTGCTGTGGCTGTAGTGTGTACTTGTGCAGTGAAGTTGCATGTCCTTGAAAAGATTTTGTCGAAAGCTGTTTTTGTTTACTGTTGGcttgataattattattatacaggTGATAGGTATTTGAAGCCATGGATTATTCCAGACCCTGAGGTGATGTTTGTTCCTCGTGCCAAAGACGATGACTGCCTCATTCTGGCCAGTGACGGCCTGTGGGATGTCATGACAAACGAAGAGGTGTGCGACATTGCTCGGCGGCGCATACTTCTCTGGCACAAGAAAAATGGGCTGCCACTGCCCTCAGAACGGGGAGAAGGAATTGATCCTGCGGCACAAGCAGCTGCAGAGTACCTCTCAAATCGCGCCCTTCAGAAAGGAAGCAAAGACAACATCTCTGTGATTGTGGTGGATTTGAAAGCTCATAGAAAATTTAAGAGCAAGACGTGACTGTTTCTTGAACTGCACCTGGGTGTTAGAAGATATGAAAAGCTGAATTATGATcgaaaatatagtttttttttgcCCGTAAATTTTTCATATGGGCATCATCAGAATAGCACCCTGTACAATACATCCACCTCGCCCCCCTAGATCACTCAACTGATTCAGAGTCTCCTTGTACACTGCCACATTGGGGCCATGTAAATCTTTGCTGCTTTTGTAGGTTTGGTATAGGAGACCAGTTCCATGTTTATCTGTCACCATATTGTATTCATTATTATGCCTCCGAGAACAAAGGCTCTGTGAGGTATTTACTTCATATTGTTTTAACCTGtgttgtttataaaaaaaggtAGTAGTTAACTGGCATTGGCAAAGCAATTCTCTCTGTTTATGTCGGTGGTGTTGGTTTATGATGACTCAGTTCCAGTGGTTGTACTCCAATCATGATGATGGTGGGGACAGTTATGGACAAGGTTGCTTAAGAAAAATCCCAGTTATTTGCATTTTTGGTATGTGATGGTTGAGTAATATACATAGGAATGTGGCTTCTTCTATTAGACCTTGTcacattcttcttttcttaaaaagatCACTGTAGATTGATCaacttttaagatatttatattcattcaacCATAGATGTTGccattttaaagatattttcctttttttcatggCTGTGATTT
This DNA window, taken from Vigna radiata var. radiata cultivar VC1973A chromosome 5, Vradiata_ver6, whole genome shotgun sequence, encodes the following:
- the LOC106761875 gene encoding probable protein phosphatase 2C 53 codes for the protein MEEMSTTVAVPFRVGNSVCDKPTITTHMDVSRIKLMTDAGLLSNSITKVSTDNTFIADEDLDSNCLGKEVGSAAVTPPEKGRVEEIPMLGMVSQNINSLVVGEEVLTPEIEDDDLISLEGDSIIDSSLSVANSSFCGDEFIGSEISADLGTRSSIEIEKSINTVKTAARATDLSVSNVVADVAVSVEEETGVISGPEPTTGVIHQLTLERSVSGTVGRSVFELDCTPLWGFTSVCGKRPEMEDALATVPRFLKIPIQMLTGDRVPDGIDHCFREQTIHFFGVYDGHGGSQVANYCRERMHLALAEEIESVREGLVVESTKDDCRDLWKKAFTGCFLKVDSEVGGDVNTDPVAPETVGSTAVVAVICSSHIVVSNCGDSRAVLCRGKEPMALSVDHKPNRPDEYARIEAAGGRVIQWNGHRVFGVLAMSRSIGDRYLKPWIIPDPEVMFVPRAKDDDCLILASDGLWDVMTNEEVCDIARRRILLWHKKNGLPLPSERGEGIDPAAQAAAEYLSNRALQKGSKDNISVIVVDLKAHRKFKSKT